A window of Parasynechococcus marenigrum WH 8102 contains these coding sequences:
- a CDS encoding CocE/NonD family hydrolase — MSVESPLISASEIVEHDAELLLRDGIRLLARLWHPRSGGPWPALLMRQPYGRRLASTVTLAHPSWWARQGYLVVVQDVRGQGDSEGTFRGFSQEADDTVQTHDWVRSLPDCNGRIGCYGFSYQGITQLLAPADSPPPDCLAPAMAGLDERRHWSSEGGAHWWHLNLGWGLQLAAQQARRRGDSHAWEAIRRALEDGSYLRDGPELLQRHDPDGMACKWLAQDPADGTAWRRHDAPQSWLRQPMLLLGGWWDPHLLGLLDLYRRSEAAGGTPELHIGPATHLQWWPEAQTVLLRFFDQHLKQVQIGQDQLHLWDLGTKQWTSRPQPSALSWSLQGEGLACLDPASGRLNPNEAGVGEERIIHDPWRPVPAIGGHLSPSSGPADRQSLDARSDVATFTTAPLDEPIALSGQPQLQIRAGADQPGFDLCLVLSRLPQGSAAVEQLSSGVLRVLGAEAEQMVERRVLLQPLLVTCSAGDRLRLSIAAAAWPAIGVNPGTPEHPCAAPSANHHVVTMTLDLAGSLLSLNPFNSGRLNLD; from the coding sequence ATGTCCGTTGAATCGCCCTTGATCAGCGCATCAGAAATCGTCGAGCACGATGCGGAGCTGCTCCTCAGGGACGGCATTCGGTTGTTGGCGCGTCTGTGGCACCCCCGCAGCGGCGGCCCCTGGCCTGCCCTGTTGATGCGACAACCCTACGGACGGCGTCTGGCCTCAACGGTCACCCTGGCCCACCCCAGCTGGTGGGCACGCCAGGGGTATCTGGTGGTGGTTCAGGACGTGCGGGGCCAGGGGGATTCCGAGGGAACCTTCCGTGGTTTCTCCCAGGAGGCGGATGACACCGTCCAGACCCATGACTGGGTCCGATCCTTGCCGGACTGCAACGGACGGATCGGCTGCTACGGCTTCTCGTATCAGGGGATCACGCAGCTGCTGGCCCCCGCAGATTCCCCCCCTCCGGACTGCCTGGCTCCAGCCATGGCGGGGCTGGATGAGCGGCGCCACTGGAGCAGCGAGGGCGGTGCACATTGGTGGCACCTGAACCTGGGATGGGGTCTGCAGCTGGCCGCCCAGCAGGCGCGACGCCGTGGGGACTCCCACGCCTGGGAAGCGATCCGACGAGCACTGGAGGACGGCAGCTATCTGAGGGACGGGCCTGAACTGCTGCAACGACACGACCCCGACGGGATGGCCTGCAAGTGGCTGGCGCAGGATCCAGCTGATGGCACCGCCTGGCGCCGCCATGACGCCCCGCAATCCTGGTTGCGCCAACCGATGCTGCTGCTGGGGGGCTGGTGGGATCCCCATCTTTTAGGACTCCTCGATCTTTACAGGCGTTCTGAAGCGGCCGGGGGAACACCGGAACTGCACATCGGACCGGCCACCCACTTGCAGTGGTGGCCTGAAGCCCAGACGGTGTTACTGCGCTTCTTCGATCAACACCTGAAACAGGTCCAAATCGGCCAAGATCAGCTGCACCTCTGGGATCTCGGCACCAAACAATGGACCTCAAGGCCACAGCCCAGTGCCCTCTCATGGAGTCTCCAAGGGGAAGGCCTGGCATGCCTGGATCCCGCCAGCGGCCGCCTGAACCCAAACGAAGCTGGCGTTGGTGAGGAGCGGATTATTCACGACCCTTGGCGCCCTGTGCCAGCCATCGGCGGTCATCTCAGCCCCTCCTCTGGCCCTGCTGATCGGCAATCGCTGGATGCACGCTCCGATGTGGCCACCTTCACCACAGCCCCGCTGGATGAACCCATTGCGTTGTCAGGTCAGCCGCAGCTGCAAATCCGCGCAGGAGCCGATCAGCCTGGCTTCGACCTCTGCCTGGTGCTCTCACGCTTACCTCAGGGCAGTGCTGCCGTTGAGCAACTCAGCAGCGGAGTGCTGCGCGTTCTGGGGGCCGAGGCCGAACAGATGGTCGAGCGACGGGTGCTGCTCCAACCCCTTCTGGTCACATGCTCCGCCGGAGATCGTCTTCGCCTTTCGATCGCCGCTGCCGCCTGGCCAGCCATCGGAGTGAATCCCGGCACACCGGAGCATCCCTGCGCTGCCCCAAGTGCAAACCACCACGTGGTGACGATGACACTGGACCTTGCTGGCTCGCTGCTCAGCCTGAACCCGTTCAACTCCGGCAGACTGAACCTCGATTGA
- a CDS encoding DUF3887 domain-containing protein: MAIDASRIVSVIPGYNTTTVDAVVTTASGDEEMLLVLDEDGKLLAWKWADRVQPIETTALEFTSDLAAGRLIAARSKMSLQLQQELAPGDLERKWSKLVRVAGGFRKVKDAVIAHQGGSQQLVLVAVEFGKATSNLFVIFDERGRIINVDISRDFV; encoded by the coding sequence GTGGCCATCGATGCAAGTCGCATCGTCAGCGTTATTCCTGGTTACAACACGACAACTGTTGATGCTGTCGTGACCACCGCATCTGGCGACGAAGAGATGCTTTTGGTGTTGGATGAGGACGGCAAACTGCTTGCATGGAAGTGGGCTGACCGTGTCCAGCCCATCGAAACCACAGCACTCGAATTCACAAGCGACCTTGCGGCGGGACGTTTGATTGCAGCGCGATCCAAGATGTCATTGCAGCTTCAGCAGGAGCTGGCCCCGGGGGACCTTGAGCGCAAGTGGAGCAAGCTCGTGCGGGTGGCTGGAGGTTTTCGCAAGGTCAAAGACGCTGTGATTGCTCATCAGGGCGGTAGCCAGCAATTGGTGCTTGTGGCTGTGGAATTCGGTAAGGCCACCTCCAACCTGTTTGTGATCTTTGACGAGCGTGGACGGATCATCAACGTCGACATCTCCCGCGACTTTGTCTGA
- the glgB gene encoding 1,4-alpha-glucan branching protein GlgB produces the protein MGGAAVLDWMVQDGERLANCRHDHPLAILGPQPSDAGWTVRVWMPEAHSVTLLEGGREALMTAPNHPWVFETTLSHDPGSNYKVRVERGGITHEQHDPWAFRDEWMGDMDRHLFAQGNHHHIWQRMGAHLTQRDGISGVMFCLWAPHALSVSILGDLNSWDGRHHPMQQRLGGIWELFIPGLAEGSLYKYEIRTQDGHCYQKADPYGFQHEVRPDNSSVVARLDGFQWSDGSWMQRRDSSNPLEQPISVYEMHLGSWIHASAEEPWIQPDGSPRAPVPAADMKPGARLLTYAELAARLIPYVKERGFTHIELMPITEHPFDGSWGYQVTGWYAPTSRYGTPDEFRAFVDRCHAEGIGVIIDWVPGHFPKDAHGLAFFDGTHLYEHGDPRIGEHKEWGTLIFNYSRNEVRNFLVANLVFWFEQFHIDGIRVDAVASMLYRDYLRPDGEWLANEHGGRENTEAVQFLQQANHVLFQHFPGALSIAEESTTWPMVTQPTEIGGLGFNLKWNMGWMHDMLDYFELDPWFRQFHQNNITFSIWYTYTENFMLALSHDEVVHGKSHLLHKMPGDDWQKYANTRALLAYMWTHPGKKTIFMGMEFGQRAEWNVWGDLQWDLLNYEPHKGIQLLVDDLNTLYKAEPALWRDDFDQFGFQWIDCNDNRHSVISFMRRESSSGTWLVVVANFTPQSHSHYRVGVPLAGFYEEIFNTDAARYGGSNLGNMGGKPTDEWSIHGYENSLDLCLPPLSLLVFRHDPKRSLQAASASACDKADDETADTN, from the coding sequence ATGGGTGGCGCGGCAGTCCTCGACTGGATGGTTCAGGACGGCGAACGTCTCGCGAATTGTCGGCACGATCACCCGTTAGCGATCCTCGGCCCGCAACCAAGCGATGCGGGCTGGACTGTTCGGGTGTGGATGCCGGAAGCCCACAGCGTGACGCTGCTGGAGGGCGGTCGGGAAGCATTGATGACCGCACCCAATCACCCCTGGGTGTTTGAAACAACGCTCAGCCACGACCCCGGCAGCAACTACAAGGTGCGGGTCGAGCGCGGCGGCATCACTCACGAACAACACGACCCCTGGGCGTTCAGGGACGAATGGATGGGCGACATGGATCGCCATTTGTTTGCCCAGGGCAATCACCACCACATCTGGCAACGGATGGGCGCCCACCTCACGCAGCGTGATGGCATCTCCGGGGTGATGTTCTGCCTTTGGGCACCGCATGCCCTGAGCGTGTCGATCCTGGGTGATCTCAACTCCTGGGATGGTCGTCACCACCCCATGCAGCAGCGCTTGGGTGGGATCTGGGAATTGTTTATTCCAGGGCTTGCTGAAGGTTCTCTCTACAAGTACGAAATCCGCACCCAGGACGGGCACTGTTATCAGAAAGCCGACCCCTACGGCTTCCAACACGAGGTTCGCCCGGACAACAGTTCAGTGGTGGCTCGCCTGGATGGCTTCCAATGGTCGGACGGCTCCTGGATGCAGCGACGCGATAGCAGCAATCCGCTGGAGCAGCCCATCTCCGTGTATGAGATGCATCTCGGCAGCTGGATCCATGCCAGCGCCGAAGAACCCTGGATTCAGCCCGACGGCAGCCCGCGAGCTCCGGTGCCCGCTGCCGACATGAAACCCGGCGCTCGGCTGCTCACCTACGCCGAGTTGGCGGCTCGCCTGATCCCTTACGTCAAGGAACGGGGATTCACCCACATCGAACTGATGCCGATCACCGAGCATCCCTTTGATGGCTCCTGGGGTTATCAAGTCACCGGCTGGTACGCCCCCACCAGCCGCTACGGCACTCCGGATGAATTCCGGGCCTTTGTGGATCGCTGCCACGCCGAAGGCATCGGCGTCATCATCGACTGGGTGCCTGGCCACTTCCCCAAGGATGCCCATGGCCTGGCCTTCTTTGACGGCACACACCTCTACGAACACGGAGATCCGCGCATCGGTGAGCACAAAGAGTGGGGAACGCTGATCTTCAACTACAGCCGCAACGAGGTTCGTAACTTCCTGGTTGCCAATCTGGTGTTCTGGTTCGAACAGTTCCACATCGACGGCATTCGCGTTGATGCGGTGGCCTCAATGCTGTATCGCGACTATCTGCGTCCAGATGGCGAATGGCTGGCTAACGAGCATGGCGGTAGAGAGAACACGGAAGCCGTTCAATTCCTGCAGCAGGCCAACCATGTGCTCTTCCAGCACTTCCCCGGGGCGTTGTCGATCGCGGAAGAATCCACAACCTGGCCGATGGTGACCCAACCCACAGAAATCGGTGGCCTGGGCTTCAACCTGAAATGGAACATGGGTTGGATGCACGACATGCTCGATTACTTCGAGCTGGATCCCTGGTTCCGTCAGTTCCACCAGAACAACATCACCTTCTCGATCTGGTACACCTACACCGAAAACTTCATGCTGGCGCTCAGCCACGACGAAGTGGTGCATGGGAAAAGCCATCTTCTCCACAAGATGCCAGGTGACGACTGGCAGAAATACGCCAACACCCGAGCACTGCTCGCCTACATGTGGACCCATCCCGGCAAGAAAACCATCTTCATGGGGATGGAATTCGGCCAGCGCGCTGAATGGAATGTCTGGGGAGATCTGCAATGGGATCTGCTGAATTACGAACCCCACAAAGGCATCCAGCTGCTGGTGGATGACCTCAACACGCTGTACAAAGCTGAGCCGGCCCTCTGGCGCGACGACTTCGACCAGTTCGGATTCCAGTGGATTGATTGCAATGACAACCGTCATTCCGTGATCAGTTTCATGCGGCGTGAAAGCAGCAGTGGCACCTGGCTTGTGGTGGTGGCCAACTTCACACCACAGAGCCATTCCCATTACCGGGTGGGTGTTCCGCTGGCGGGCTTCTACGAGGAGATCTTCAACACCGATGCAGCCCGTTACGGCGGCAGCAACCTTGGCAACATGGGCGGCAAGCCAACGGATGAATGGAGCATCCACGGCTACGAGAACTCCCTGGATCTCTGCCTACCTCCCCTCAGTCTCCTGGTGTTCCGCCACGACCCCAAGCGCAGCCTCCAAGCGGCTTCAGCATCAGCCTGTGACAAAGCAGATGACGAAACTGCTGACACCAACTAG
- the hemE gene encoding uroporphyrinogen decarboxylase encodes MSDTLPLLLRAARGEAVERPPVWMMRQAGRYMKIYRDLRDKYPSFRERSENPDLSYEISMQPFHAFKPDGVILFSDILTPLPGMGIDFDIIESKGPQIGDPIRSMDQVNALRPLNPSESMPFVGEVLGRLRESVGNEAAVLGFVGAPWTLAAYVVEGKSSKNYAVIKAMAFREPELLHKLLDHFAESIANYLRFQIDSGAQVVQMFDSWAGQLSPADYDTFAAPYQKKVVDLVKQTHPDTPFILYISGSAGVLERMATTGVDIISLDWTVDMGEALARLPEHIGVQGNVDPGLLFGTPDAIEARIDDCVRKARGRKHILNLGHGILPGTPEENGAAFFRSGKSVIDRIGAFA; translated from the coding sequence ATGAGCGACACTCTGCCCCTGCTTCTGCGTGCAGCCCGCGGTGAAGCGGTGGAGCGTCCTCCGGTCTGGATGATGCGTCAGGCTGGGCGTTACATGAAGATCTACCGGGATCTGCGCGACAAGTACCCCAGCTTTCGCGAACGCTCCGAAAACCCTGATCTCTCCTATGAGATCTCCATGCAACCGTTTCACGCCTTCAAGCCGGACGGCGTGATCCTGTTCTCCGACATCCTCACGCCGCTGCCGGGGATGGGCATCGATTTCGACATCATCGAAAGCAAGGGTCCGCAGATCGGTGATCCGATCCGCTCCATGGATCAGGTGAACGCCCTGCGCCCGCTGAACCCCAGCGAGTCGATGCCATTTGTTGGTGAGGTGCTGGGACGTCTACGCGAAAGCGTCGGCAACGAGGCCGCTGTGCTTGGTTTTGTCGGCGCACCCTGGACCTTGGCGGCCTACGTCGTGGAAGGCAAGAGCAGCAAGAACTACGCGGTGATCAAGGCCATGGCCTTCCGCGAACCAGAGCTGCTGCACAAACTGCTCGACCACTTCGCCGAGTCGATCGCCAACTACCTGCGCTTTCAGATTGATTCCGGCGCTCAGGTCGTCCAGATGTTCGACTCCTGGGCCGGACAACTCAGTCCTGCCGATTACGACACCTTCGCCGCGCCTTATCAGAAGAAGGTGGTGGATCTGGTCAAGCAGACCCATCCCGATACCCCCTTCATCCTGTACATCTCCGGCAGTGCTGGCGTCCTCGAACGGATGGCCACTACAGGGGTGGACATCATTTCTCTGGACTGGACCGTGGACATGGGCGAAGCTCTGGCCCGCTTGCCGGAGCACATCGGTGTACAAGGCAACGTTGATCCGGGTCTGCTGTTCGGAACGCCGGACGCGATCGAGGCCCGCATTGATGACTGCGTGCGCAAGGCCCGCGGCAGGAAGCACATCCTCAACCTCGGCCATGGAATCCTGCCGGGGACGCCTGAGGAAAACGGTGCTGCTTTCTTCCGCTCAGGCAAGAGCGTGATCGACCGCATCGGGGCCTTCGCTTGA
- a CDS encoding NAD-dependent epimerase/dehydratase family protein: MTRILVTGASGCVGQYISHWLLLHSDAELLLWLRDPSKLTAVLADHPRVRLLVGDLRDTDRFVAELATVNRVIHTATAWGDPERAEQVNVVAVKRLLQLLNPHVVEQIIYFSTASILDRDLRPLPEAQAYGTEYIQTKARCLEQLEQHPLAAKIIAVFPTLVFGGRVDGTSPYPTSYLTEGLAEASRWLWLARWLRADASFHFIHAEDIARICGQFATRPHEPNREPGQGALRRVVMGQQAISVDDAVATLCRWRGVGRTPGIPLWAWLIETLIKILPIEVNAWDRFSIRQRHFIHDPVSPPERFGGESHAPTLETVLSDSGLPNRGSPRTQRKVLPTT, encoded by the coding sequence TTGACCCGGATCCTGGTCACTGGCGCCAGCGGCTGCGTCGGTCAATACATCTCTCACTGGCTGCTGCTGCATTCCGATGCGGAGTTGCTGCTCTGGCTTAGGGATCCGTCCAAACTCACAGCGGTACTGGCAGACCATCCCCGGGTCCGGCTGTTGGTGGGTGACCTGCGGGACACGGATCGGTTTGTGGCGGAACTGGCAACGGTGAACCGTGTGATTCACACCGCCACCGCATGGGGCGATCCGGAACGGGCGGAGCAGGTGAATGTGGTGGCCGTGAAGCGACTGCTGCAACTGCTCAATCCCCACGTGGTGGAGCAGATCATCTACTTCTCAACGGCCAGCATCCTGGACCGTGACCTCAGGCCCTTGCCGGAGGCGCAGGCCTACGGCACCGAATACATCCAAACCAAGGCTCGGTGTTTGGAGCAACTGGAGCAGCATCCGCTGGCGGCCAAGATCATTGCCGTGTTCCCAACCCTCGTGTTCGGTGGCCGCGTGGACGGCACCAGCCCATACCCCACCAGCTATCTCACGGAGGGCCTGGCGGAAGCGAGTCGATGGCTCTGGCTGGCCCGCTGGCTGCGGGCCGACGCCAGCTTCCACTTCATCCATGCGGAGGACATCGCCCGGATCTGCGGCCAGTTCGCCACACGGCCCCATGAACCGAACCGTGAGCCGGGCCAAGGGGCCCTTCGCCGGGTGGTGATGGGACAGCAGGCGATCAGCGTTGACGACGCCGTGGCGACCCTCTGCCGCTGGCGCGGGGTGGGCCGGACACCGGGAATCCCCCTCTGGGCCTGGCTGATCGAAACCCTGATCAAGATCCTGCCGATCGAGGTGAATGCCTGGGATCGCTTCAGCATCCGTCAACGCCACTTCATCCATGACCCGGTGAGCCCTCCCGAGCGCTTCGGGGGGGAGAGCCATGCCCCCACCTTGGAAACAGTTCTTAGCGATTCCGGCCTACCCAACCGCGGCAGCCCCAGAACCCAGCGTAAAGTCCTTCCAACGACCTAA
- the petE gene encoding plastocyanin encodes MRSVLRTLAAACCALLMLIGLNVGTAQAATVEVKLGTDAGMLAFEPATVNIKAGDTVKFINNKLAPHNAVFDGHDEYSHGDLAFNPGESWEETFSEAGTFDYYCEPHRGAGMVGKVIVE; translated from the coding sequence ATGCGGTCCGTCCTTCGCACCCTTGCAGCTGCCTGCTGCGCCCTCCTGATGCTGATCGGCTTGAACGTCGGTACTGCACAGGCCGCCACCGTCGAAGTCAAGCTCGGCACCGACGCCGGCATGCTCGCCTTCGAACCCGCCACCGTCAACATCAAGGCCGGTGACACCGTCAAGTTCATCAACAACAAGCTGGCTCCCCACAACGCCGTGTTCGACGGCCACGACGAGTACAGCCACGGCGATCTGGCCTTCAACCCCGGTGAGTCCTGGGAAGAGACCTTCAGTGAAGCCGGCACCTTCGACTACTACTGCGAGCCCCACCGCGGTGCTGGCATGGTCGGCAAAGTGATCGTCGAGTGA
- a CDS encoding c-type cytochrome — MVRLAGLLLMLLALIGPVLVPIPACALESALIEQGEQIFSSNCAACHMGGGNVIRANRSLKIRDLNAHLEEYQQDPLEAIEHQIEAGKNAMPSYEGKLTEAEIIAVATYVEQQAELGW, encoded by the coding sequence ATGGTGAGACTTGCCGGCCTGTTGCTGATGTTGCTTGCCCTGATCGGGCCGGTGCTGGTTCCTATTCCTGCGTGTGCCCTCGAGAGCGCACTGATTGAACAGGGGGAGCAAATCTTCAGCAGCAACTGTGCGGCCTGCCACATGGGGGGTGGCAATGTGATCCGGGCCAATCGCAGCCTGAAAATCCGGGATCTCAATGCCCATCTGGAGGAATATCAGCAGGATCCCCTGGAAGCGATCGAACACCAGATCGAAGCTGGCAAGAATGCGATGCCTTCTTACGAAGGCAAACTCACCGAAGCCGAGATCATCGCTGTGGCTACCTACGTGGAACAGCAAGCCGAACTCGGCTGGTAA
- a CDS encoding Nif11-like leader peptide family natural product precursor, with the protein MSREALSDFLRAVERYQPLRREASACRNDAELIELARSHGFALHPADLQSDAAESRTGRWFQTSRLNHPFRSPTS; encoded by the coding sequence ATGAGCCGAGAAGCGCTCAGCGATTTTCTACGAGCGGTTGAGCGCTATCAGCCGCTGCGACGCGAGGCATCGGCCTGTCGCAACGATGCGGAACTGATTGAGTTGGCCCGCAGCCATGGCTTTGCGTTGCACCCAGCCGATCTGCAAAGCGACGCTGCCGAGAGTCGCACCGGACGGTGGTTCCAAACCAGCAGACTGAATCATCCCTTCCGTTCACCGACGTCCTGA